ttaaaaatgacGATTTAaatacgaaaaaaatattaaaaataattctaaataaaaaattacgttaAAAACAGTTTCGATTCTGACCATCAACATTagagaccaaaacaatacttatccctttTAACTTACATGCCATCTTTTATTTACAAATCCAGTAACGaccttaaattaattaattagttattgaaTGACATAGCTTTTAGCGGCAGATCATGTTGGGCAACATATATTGGACTAATCAGgatcttttctattttatccttttttttctgTCCAATTCCACACATACATGTAACATGATTCTTCCACTTTTCTAAGACAAATTCCCcacgataaaaaattaaaattaaaaagaaaaaggatctTAGACTACAATATCGACAGGACAAAACAGGATCCAGCCGACCCCTatcctccttttcttttttcaaaaataaataaatgttgtGACATGCAATTAAAGTGTAGTGAACTCACTTGTACACCAAAATATgttggaagaaaaagataacACTATTGTTATTGTGGCTCAGATGCCTCATTGACCCTTATGCATTGACATGTGGATTGTGCTTGTCTTCTTCTTGGTCCATACCCATAAGTCACATTGAATCTTTATGCCTATCATCCCATGTTatgtttagttaatttttaaaataggtTACAAGTCTAGAGAAaaacaaatacagaaaaaatatgtttaactattattattatatccTATCACTAAAAACAAACGCAGGCTAAGGTTACCATTGAATCaagacgagacaaaaataaaagttgaaGAAAGTAGGTTTGAGACAAAATTTAAACATGCAAATTGCATATCAAATTGgtttttttagtatgttttgtcttttttattttttacgttATTTCTTAACCTGacaaattaaagaataatttatcACGAATTGGAACTTTATTTAAGAGTTTATCGTtggttaataaaataaaaaaaattttattaaatgcaAAAGATCCTGAGCTATTAAGagaaaatcattaattgataatttaatttttttaacataaaaatcagttctattttaaattatcatcaacTTATATAATAATGTTGCATCTTTTTGTAACCCGCGGTAAGATCGGGTACTCACAGGTTAAAAGCGAGTAGGGTTAAAGTTGGGATATTCTCAACTCGTAAGTACGATAAAATtggatttatataaaaatttcaacccACAACAAATAAGATTAAGATAAGATCCAAACCCAACCCTATCCATTGTCACTCCTGTCGATACTTGCTTAATCTAACTATATTGTGTAGTTATGCTTACAAGCAAGTTACATGTTATGTagaattattttaattgaatattttttaggggcctgctacacatacaagtaaaaaggccgtacaagttttacaagttatcagcccaaacttcattaacacgcgcattaactcattttgaatggagcgtaactacacgcgccccactcaaacggttcctcttcgtcttcttcttcttcttcgccttcgtctttttcctcttcctcttcttcttcatcttcctcttcttcttcgttttttttcgattttcatggtttctgaaattcttcttattcctcttgctgcacgttcttcttctccttttctttcgtttctgcacattcttcttcctcgttttcctcttcttcttcttcttcttcatttacgtcttttctctctgttttctcgttttttttcgatttttcatggtaaaatcatttttgaagaagaagaagcagcagaagatgaggaggagaaagagaaagagttctgaattatgcataagatgtacttcaacgaattttgggtgtattttcttaaatcctttgggtgtattttctgtaaccctttgggtgtatttgagtgatatctgactgatatctatgggtgtatctgactcatatctatgggtgtatcttactgatatctatgggtgtatttttcatttcagaaaaaatggcaagcattacagtttcttgccaaatttgaagataatggaacttcagaaatacacccaaatgattacagaaatacactcaaacgattacaaaaatacacccaaaggattatagaaatacacccaaacggttacaggaattcacccaaacgattatagaaatacacccaaaatattacagaaaatacacccaaaggatttaaagaaatacacccaaaatcatgcataattcagaactctttctctttttcctcctcgtcttctactacttcttcttcttcaaaaacgatttcagagcttgatgtcaaaaaacaataataacgGAAAttgagaataacgaagaaaaaaaacagagagaaaagcacgtaaatgaagaaggagaaagagaaggcaagaaacaaaagaaaagaagaagaagaagaggaagaggaagaagaacgtgcagcaagaagaagaagaatgtgcaATGAAAACGTGCCGTAACAGTATGTGGAGGAACTAACGTCAACGACGAAGAACAAACCAgtgaaaaaggaggagaaaagaacgatcgaaaaagaaggaaaagaagaagggatgtagCGCGTCGTACGTAGAGCAGCgcgtaatttgattttattgtttaatgaacttgtaaagcatacaagccctaatggcttgtatgcagagctttttcctattttttattagaaataaattatactaaaagtatttttaatgattaataatatgttaataattataaaaaagtaccaaaaaaatttaactttttaccGTCAATATTAATATATCAGGAAGAAAAAAGAATTCTTTAACAACACTTTTATTAATACTTTTTGGATTAATAGTAGAAATCGTCTTAAAAAGATCAAGTATGCatgaaatttcaaaaaatcaaatatctataattaattctaaaaaatataaatatggagtgaattagtaattttattagttagatAATAAcatctaatataattattttatcctATATCATCATTTAAGTAGTAGAATgaccaatttaatttattatagtacttttttaagaattaatttaaagTATTTGATCTTTTAAGGATTAAATTGATCAAAACTATTTTGTTAAATAaaccatatttttttatcattaatggCAAGTTaagtatgaaaaaaaattgtaaataactttttaataaccataaaaaatattcttcataataaataaaacttaacatcGTCTATATGCAAGTAATTGGTTAGATTAACTTTTGAATCTTGATGTAAAGTGATGCAAATGTCCTTAACTTAAGAGTGGATGATTTATTATTGTGCCTATGTAATAAGTCATGGCAATAATAAATGCCACCTAAagatatactaattaattaaatggCTTATTTCATTAATTGATTATTGTATGTTGGTAGTAGTGAGATCATGAGGATAAGCCATTTTCATGGCTGCTACAGCACCCACTAACACTAGCAATATTATTGTTAGTATCACCATAAAAAATGGAACATACCTACATGGATCCAACTCCAAACTTCAAAGCACCAATCACTATCTTTTTTAGTGTTTCTATCTGATCTAGCAGTTCTAATTCTCTATTTTGGTTGCATCATCCTCACAATATTTCATGGATACATAAATTATTCCATTCCCATTTTAGTAGCAAATCATGACtggatttattttaattgagatGGTTATCTCTTCAATATATCTGTAAGTAGTAGTATTCATTATTCAACACTTCTTTTTTCAACAatgtaattattataaatacttTAAGTAAGGTATcaattgtaattattatattcataagatcatgcatgatatttaattttattatcatttctgtaactatttttattgataatgctaagaagataataatttaaaattattttttgttggtgactaaaattatttatttaatttaacattcataattttatatattctaatgataattaaaaaatataaaataaaataattttaagttattttagactgattttttattgtgttttgaatatttttgtatttttattaactatAATGTTATGGATTGAGTACATGAATTAATATGTTTTTGTTtcaataaatctctaaaaatataaaagcatCACTATATACAATAATATAGTAGTAGTATTAAGATTTAATGtagaaattaagaattaattaccaaagaaaaaatatgtgaaagttaaaaaaataataactaaacaaAAGTAGAATAACAACTGTTTGTCATAAGAAAATTCCAATAACAAAACTTGGAACTAGTTTAATTTGCACACCTTTTTCCTACTATTGTTTTATATGCAAAAAGCAAAAATCAAATCAGAAAAGTTGTGGTCAATGTCAaggtatatatatttatttaatctgCTTAGCGTGCAAAATGTAAATATATCCAAATTAATAATGAGGCACTATCATTTCCTTTTGGCAATTTATTaccttaattaaattatatacttATTCTATGCTTTCAAACCAATCTTAATTAGATTTTGAATGAATCATGAGCAAATTTAGATAGTATCTGACCTGTAAAGTATACAATAAGTGTGTATATCGATCATGCAGTCACTTTAATTTTTCGATAAATTCTATACTATGATTTTGGATATTTACTTTAGGTGTTTGTTacatattgttaaaaaaattggtacttgattgtaaaaaaaataattagtatctaatttaaaagtataaaaattaataaattttaaatatttaaaatttgttataaaaaatttaaataactaaaattttttcagtcaattttttttaacaaatcagttaactttataataaaaaaaatatttaaaacttaaccaaaaaactaaaatcattaaaaaataacatttaaaatctaaaaaaacatTAACAATCATTAAGGAAGAACATCGGGATTTGTGAGAATTTGTTATATGCTAGAGGCAAGAACAACATATTTGATGGCGAGGGATGCTTCTTGTGCCAACGTTATTTTGACGATGAACAATAACACTAGACGAAGAAAAAATAACCAAAACcttaaaaaagtatttaaaattactgaaaaagaatatttaaaatttaataaaaaaaatattcaaaatttaacaaaaaatattctaaaactaataaaaaaaacatctaaaattattttaaaataaaaaaattcaaaacctaataaaaaaaacgttcaagacttaaaaaaaataaacatgtaaaacataacaaaaagataatcctcaaataaagaagaagatacTTTGACAACGACGCTTTGACAAAAGTCATTGCATCGATCATTTTTCTTCCGGCATGATATAACAGACGAGTTGTAGTAGACGGTGCAGACtttccataaaaaaaaaatgaaagcgagtttttagataataataataataattagactATATAGTTTACTTTTACCTTAGTTAATTACTTAACGTAATTGATAAcaaataaatttgataaaaatttgaCATCAATTGATAGAAAATAAGTCATTATCCAAACCCGGAATGAATAGTAAGTGTACATGTATAATTCCaacaaattaactaaaaaataaagtacacaaaaaattaatgtatatgATGTTTCATCACTATAAAGTCTTAAAAAAGCTATCTATTTTTTCCTCACTATATAACACACCTAATTAGTTGAAATTAAAATGTctgaaaaaatagataactatTCCTATATAATAATACCAACATCATCACCAAATACATAGAAACGTGGATCTAAGACAAACACACAGCCCCCTAAAATTGACAGCCACATTGCATGGTGATACTCACAtatcatattaataaatttaccAACGTATATGACAAAAAGTTTTCACCaactatgttttattttattaatagacaatttaaatatatataaaaatattatattaataatatttttataattaaatataaatacagtactcaaaaagtacttttatgtatatttattattaaaataaaaaattatatgatatctttatatatatatctaaattATCCATTAATACGTCTCATCCTTCTCCAAACAATATTTaacaaattaagtaattaaatatataatatgacGAACAGTATCCAAACTAAGGTCCATATTCAAAGCGtggaagaataaaaataaaaaaaataaattaaccaaTAGTCATGTGCCACCAAAACTCAATAATCATACACTGAAATTATCAAATTGCCCTCAACATGGTACAGTAATAACAACACAATGTCCTACCTCAGATCCATTCACCATTCTAGCTCTATAAATATACCTGCCTCGGTGGTGCGACAAGACCAGTGTTATAGGTATCAGACTCGAACCGGTAATTGATCTGATAAAAATACTCAACATTATGGGTTCTCTTCCAAACATAGTAGAGGACTGCATGGGGTTCCTCAAACTCTACAGTGACGGTTCCATTTTTCGATCCAACGACATCAAATTTCACGAAACTCCAATCGAAGACGACACCGTTTCATTCAAGGACTGTCTTTATGACAAAAAGTTTAACCTCTTTCTCCGCCTCTACAAGCCTCAATCCAACAACAACGTTGTTAGGAATTCGAAGCTCCCTGTGGTGATGTTCTTCAGAGGTGGAGGCTTCTGTTTCGGGTCACGCACGTGGCCGCACGTGCACAACTGCTGCATGCGCCTCGCATCGGGGCTGAAGGCGGTGGTGGTCACGCCGGACTACAGGCTGGCGCCGGAGCACCGGCTACCTGCGGCGGTGGAAGACGCCGTGGAGGCGGTGAGGTGGCTGCAGAGGCAAGCGCTGAGTGTTTGTGGCGATGCATGGTTGAGTAACGGTGGTGACGTTGACTTTGACCGCGTTTTTATAATGGGTGACTCGAGTGGCGGAACCATTGCGCACCACCTGGCAGTTCGGTTCGGACCCGGTTCGAGAGAGATAAAACCAGTTCGAATACGAGGTTACGTGCTGTTGGCGCCATTTTTTTGGCGGGGTTGTTCGGACCAAGTCCGAGGAGGGTCCATCGGAGCACATGCTCACTCTTACTTACTTGACAGGTCACTTTCTCActcaaatttatcatttttttatttttttaaattaaattaaacacaatttttttatatattttaNNNNNNNNNNNNNNNNNNNNNNNNNNNNNNNNNNNNNNNNNNNNNNNNNNNNNNNNNNNNNNNNNNNNNNNNNNNNNNNNNNNNNNNNNNNNNNNNNNNNNNNNNNNNNNNNNNNNNNNNNNNNNNNNNNNNNNNNNNNNNNNNNNNNNNNNNNNNNNNNNNNNNNNNNNNNNNNNNNNNNNNNNNNNNNNNNNNNNNNNNNNNNNNNNNNNNNNNNNNNNNNNNNNNNNNNNNNNNNNNNNNNNNNNNNNNNNNNNNNNNNNNNNNNNNNNNNNNNNNNNNNNNNNNNNNNNNNNNNNNNNNNNNNNNNNNNNNNNNNNNNNNNNNNNNNNNNNNNNNNNNNNNNNNNNNNNNNNNNNNNNNNNNNNNNNNNNNNNNNNNNNNNNNNNNNNNNNNNNNNNNNNNNNNNNNNNNNNNNNNNNNNNNNNNNNNNNNNNNNNNNNNNNNNNNNNNNNNNNNNNNNNNNNNNNNNNNNNNNNNNNNNNNNNNNNNNNNNNNNNNNNNNNNNNNNNNNNNNNNNNNNNNNNNNNNNNNNNNNNNNNNNNNNNNNNNNNNNNNNNNNNNNNNNNNNNNNNNNNNNNNNNNNNNNNNNNNNNNNNNNNNNNNNNNNNNNNNNNNNNNNNNNNNNNNNNNNNNNNNNNNNNNNNNNNNNNNNNNNNNNNNNNNNNNNNNNNNNNNNNNNNNNNNNNNNNNNNNNNNNNNNNNNNNNNNNNNNNNNNNNNNNNNNNNNNNNNNNNNNNNNNNNNNNNNNNNNNNNNNNNNNNNNNNNNNNNNNNNNNNNNNNNNNNNNNNNNNNNNNNNNNNNNNNNNNNNNNNNNNNNNNNNNNNNNNNNNNNNNNNNNNNNNNNNNNNNNNNNNNNNNNNNNNNNNNNNNNNNNNNNNNNNNNNNNNNNNNNNNNNNNNNNNNNNNNNNNNNNNNNNNNNNNNNNNNNNNNNNNNNNNNNNNNNNNNNNNNNNNNNNNNNNNNNNNNNNNNNNNNNNNNNNNNNNNNNNNNNNNNNNNNNNNNNNNNNNNNNNNNNNNNNNNNNNNNNNNNNNNNNNNNNNNNNNNNNNNNNNNNNNNNNNNNNNNNNNNNNNNNNNNNNNNNNNNNNNNNNNNNNNNNNNNNNNNNNNNNNNNNNNNNNNNNNNNNNNNNNNNNNNNNNNNNNNNNNNNNNNNNNNNNNNNNNNNNNNNNNNNNNNNNNNNNNNNNNNNNNNNNNNNNNNNNNNNNNNNNNNNNNNNNNNNNNNNNNNNNNNNNNNNNNNNNNNNNNNNNNNNNNNNNNNNNNNNNNNNNNNNNNNNNNNNNNNNNNNNNNNNNNNNNNNNNNNNNNNNNNNNNNNNNNNNNNNNNNNNNNNNNNNNNNNNNNNNNNNNNNNNNNNNNNNNNNNNNNNNNNNNNNNNNNNNNNNNNNNNNNNNNNNNNNNNNNNNNNNNNNNNNNNNNNNNNNNNNNNNNNNNNNNNNNNNNNNNNNNNNNNNNNNNNNNNNNNNNNNNNNNNNNNNNNNNNNNNNNNNNNNNNNNNNNNNNNNNNNNNNNNNNNNNNNNNNNNNNNNNNNNNNNNNNNNNNNNNNNNNNNNNNNNNNNNNNNNaaatttataatttaatttttatatttttaaaattaattaatattaatttaaaaaaaataatttttaattgaaccCTTCTTATTATCCACCaaatgagaaataaaaaataggtaTGAAAAAATCTATTACAAATACTAAAGTGAGCAATAAAAAGGACTTCAATTCAAATGTTTTGGAAGCATTTATGtttcattattaatttatatcatATAATACTAAAAGAAAAGTTATGCTATTaacactattttaatttattaaaaaactgCTAATCAAATTTTAGTGTTGGCAAAACTGGTATAGCTTGAAATATTCTTATTTAcaaaatactatatatatatatatatatatattattaccaTATGTGATGagtcattattattattcatacaATAGAggttttaattatatttgttcgaactgattttgttttttttagttagaatgattatttaattaaaacgtataaaaaatgagattatatattttctatatactttattaaattttaaaggaaTGCACATCATTATTTGCTTACAaacaaaataatccaataaGCCATCATCAGCAAAAACTTTAGATTCCATTCTTAAATAACAAAATCCATTAGAAGCTTTCCCACTTTGTAGAGAGGATATACCTAATCCAACATATAGCATATAATTGTatgtagtttaattttttattccgAGCTTTATCCAATATGCttcaaataaattcaaatattataaaGTTACATATATTCCAGATAGAAAGTGACAATTAAATCTAAAGTTAGCAGTATAGATAACGGTGATCTTggaagaaaaaacaaacaaattatattattcGACACTGAGAATAGTAAAActgtaaaataattaaaaatcagaagaaaataaaatgtctAGTGCAGGGTACACATATATTTTTCAGGTTAActtttcttctattcaattatgTAACTTTATACAAAATAACTTTAtacaaaaaaactaattttcGTAATCCTTgacttaaataataattatttaaaataaatataagaattagataataatataaatcTATTTGTActgcataaaaattttaatttttattagatatTATACTTACTCATATTTTAgctatattattaaatattaaataaaatgtgAATATTTACTAGAAGAATGCCTCCTTCAGCATATAACTTTTgaagttaaaatataaaattcagtTAAATGAGTGTTTAAAGNNNNNNNNNNNNNNNNNNNNNNNNNNNNNNNNNNNNNNNNNNNNNNNNNNNNNNNNNNNNNNNNNNNNNNNNNNNNNNNNNNNNNNNNNNNNNNNNNNNNNNNNNNNNNNNNNNNNNNNNNNNNNNNNNNNNNNNNNNNNNNNNNNNNNNNNNNNNNNNNNNNNNNNNNNNNNNNNNNNNNNNNNNNNNNNNNNNNNNNNNNNNNNNNNNNNNNNNNNNNNNNNNNNNNNNNNNNNNNNNNNNNNNNNNNNNNNNNNNNNNNNTtataattaggtattttttatataaaaaattttaaaattaatagaatatttttttaaaaaaatatgtgataaaaaatctaattagatttttaattatagataattttaatttgtaaattcatattttttatactaaaaatatctaattacaaaactaaaaataatagaagaatttaattaaaaaaactaattaaaatttagtaaaactagaccaatagaataattaaactttttattattattattattatttattgtgttATGATGAGTCATCAAATGTATTAAAGTGATATCGACGGTGTTGATAATTTTTTACTCAATAATTAAAAACAGATTTTGGAGGCTTTCGCTGCCTGTTGGAGAGAGCAGAGACCATCCATTTGCAAATCCATTTGGAGTTTGCGGAAATAATCTTAGAGAATTGAAGCTTGATCCTATGCTTGTTATGGTTGGTGGCAATGAATTGCTTAAGGATAGGGCAAAAGATTATGCAAACAAGTTAAAAGAATTTGGGAAGAACATTGAATATGTTGAGTTTGAAGGGTGCCAACATGGTTTTTTCACTCATCATTCATACTCTCAAGTGGCAAATCAAGTCATCCAAATCCTCACAAGATTCATGCTTCAACTTAATTAATTTCTAGTCagaataagaaattaatttatcGAAGACACGCctcaaaagaagaaacaaaataaataattaataatcaaataaaggCGTCCTAATAGATAAGccataatatttttagttttttagtaCATAAAGTACGTAGTTTATATATCACTTTCATGAGCATATCATGGCATATATGTTGTTGATCAAGCTTATTAAAGTAGTCTGTGAGAATGAATTATGTCAATTTTATTGGTATCCATATTGACCTTTAATTTCTTAAATATTGGTGCATGgttattataataattagaGAAATATTATAgtactaatattattttttgttaagctaatgctttttattaaaattttatttttatactatttaaaataaaaatttataatttaaaatttaatatttaaaatttaaaattagtcaaAGTTTATTAGTGATGTTATATTGTTCTTATAATTTATTAGGCTAATTTAGCACTACTCTATGAAATACTGTACATGCAGtgataatttattattcttgttttttatttttaatttatcttatacttaactttttgaattttagatcattttagttataaaacatttgataatatattataaaactatatattttaaaactttaaactaaataaaaatatataNNNNNNNNNNNNNNNNNNNNNNNNNNNNNNNNNNNNNNNNNNNNNNNNNNNNNNNNNNNNNNNNNNNNNNNNNNNNNNNNNNNNNNNNNNNNNNNNNNNNNNNNNNNNNNNNNNNNNNNNNNNNNNNNNNNNNNNNNNNNNNNNNNNNNNNNNNNNNNNNNNNNNNNNNNNNNNNNNNNNNNNNNNNNNNNNNNNNNNNNNNNNNNNNNNNNNNNNNNNNNNNNNNNNNNNNNNNNNNNNNNNNNNNNNNNNNtttaatattagttaaatttttttaattttaaatcttaatattaaaaatatttttaagtaatattatttgaaaataattaaaaataataataatttaatatttaaatatttatgcaAAGGTACCTTTTAATTTACCAATTATATTTGAATACaacaatacaaaatattttttatttactttgttcTATTTAAACatcttttttctaaattttaaaaaattaataagataaaaattatagcttaaaaaataattttttattttgtatacttctacttttatataaataaatttatcaaatatactaaaaaataaaaataaaatttttaattaaaaaaactctCTTCTTGATGAGTACATCATTCCTACTCACCAAACATCATTGATAAAGATATTTCTAAAGATAGAATAAGAGATGAATGAGTAGCATATATAGATAGGGATCAGATTGTGGAAGTAAGTGGGAATCTTGAAGCTTAAGGTCATTCATGTCTGTACAAAATTAGAAGCAATGCAGCATCACATAGTGCACAAAGCTGACGAATAACAGCAATAACATCATTTTCTTTATTCTATTCAAAACTTATtgatggaaaaaaaaatatgttgtaTCTAAATAAGTTCCACTACTGGACACTGCTATATgcctatatattatttttgtttatcctTCTCACTTTGATTGCATTGGAATATAATTATGTGATTAGTTTAACTGTTAATAAAAGAATAACAAATCATAATTATAGATGTATGtactctaaaaatatttattaaaaataaattattaaaagaacaaGCTAagttttattagtatttttaataatgcattaaaaaaTCTCAAAGtttttattattgtcttttTATCAACAATCAA
This portion of the Arachis duranensis cultivar V14167 chromosome 6, aradu.V14167.gnm2.J7QH, whole genome shotgun sequence genome encodes:
- the LOC107492708 gene encoding probable carboxylesterase 15, with the protein product MGSLPNIVEDCMGFLKLYSDGSIFRSNDIKFHETPIEDDTVSFKDCLYDKKFNLFLRLYKPQSNNNVVRNSKLPVVMFFRGGGFCFGSRTWPHVHNCCMRLASGLKAVVVTPDYRLAPEHRLPAAVEDAVEAVRWLQRQALSVCGDAWLSNGGDVDFDRVFIMGDSSGGTIAHHLAVRFGPGSREIKPVRIRGYVLLAPFFWRGCSDQVRGGSIGAHAHSYLLDRFWRLSLPVGESRDHPFANPFGVCGNNLRELKLDPMLVMVGGNELLKDRAKDYANKLKEFGKNIEYVEFEGCQHGFFTHHSYSQVANQVIQILTRFMLQLN